The Alnus glutinosa chromosome 3, dhAlnGlut1.1, whole genome shotgun sequence nucleotide sequence GAAAACCATAGTACAAGAAAATATTACCCCTCCTTTAGATGAATTAGGTGAAATAAGAGGGATGAGTATCAGCAAAACGACAACAGCCAAATCCTGTAagaaaccaaagaaaagaaaacaattaattttcgagtctagattttttttttaagctcaaAATGTATGTAATAAATGAAGGAGCAAGAGCAtctgagggaaaaaaaaaaaaaaaaaggatttctACACATTCTTATCAAGAAGCAACGCTACATGGAAGCTGAATACCAATATTATGAATCTTTAGACTTTAGTTTCATATTTTCATCCTAGCCTACTGTGAAGAAACAGGCACATGGCACAGCAAGTAACAATATGTACATCACCAAGTAAGAAGCAGTTCAGTCAGGCATATCAACTGAATAAAAGAGCATAAATATCTTGCACAAGACATTTATTTCAAGACAAGATGCCTTCTGACtcagaattttcaaaactaACCTGGAAAAGCAAGACAGAAAATGTAGCACGTCCATGGCGTGACGTGCTCTCACCTCGCTCCTGCAACACCTGCAAAGAAGTTCAATCAAATTTGATTCACTTATctcttgaaatatatatataatttactgACAAGTTCAACAAGAGGCATCAGAGGCCGTAACGAGCCACATTATCGGATCACGGATCAAGTCCAACTGGTGGTTTTCAAAGATTTGCAAGACTTTAGAAGTAATTAATATTGAAAAGACGTAAGATGATTGCACGGTATAATATGTTTAAGGATATTACATATTAGTGAAATGTTTGGTTTAGGAGTCTTAGTACGAAGAAACAAGAACGCCTagtaggagaaaaaaaatgatcattacCTGCAGGACAACAGCAGTGGATGATAATGCCAGGCCATTCCCAACAACAATTGCAGCAGGACCAGGCAGCCCACAAACAAAATGAGCAACCAAGCCAACCACCACTGCTGTCACCAAAACCTGCATTTGTAATGAATATTAAGAATCTAAGATGCAACCAAACACAAATGATAACCATAAGATGAAGTTCTCAATCACCTGGGCAGAGCCTAACCCGAACACATATTTCTTCATGGAACTTAGCCTTTCAACAGAGAGCTAAGAAATCAAGTTCAAAGTTCAAGTTTAAATTGCTTTCAATAGGACACATAAAATGCAGTAGAACAGCAAGATTTATAAAGATAAACCCCACCTCAAGGCCGATATTGAACAATAAGAAAACAACCCCAAATTCAGCAATTGCCTTTGTCCCATGCACATGACGAATAATGGAGAGCCCATAGGGCCCGATCAAGATGCCAGCAGCCAAGTAACCAAGAACAGGACTTCCTATACATCACAGCAGATAAGATACACACCATTAATGAAACGATATGTAAAAACTTTGggcacaaattttaaaaatgaaataaaggCCTAGTGATATATGTGCAGATGATAGCCAGGTGCGTAAAGGACCAGCAACATTTTTGTCACCAAAACCATTAAAGTCCTAAGCATATCACTTCTGTCTAAGTTCAGGAAAGCAAAACAGATGGCAAACAAGGAAAGTTAAATATAGAACAAGAAAAAGCTTTTGATTATGTATGGATTAAGAATTCTGTTCAATGATACAGGATCATGCACCTAAACGTATTCAATTTCTAAAAGCATCTAGAACTGCAACCTCATTATATTCAATAGTATAAGTTGAAGTTCAATGCTAGTGAAAGGTATATAGGAATTAAAATACCTCCAGGAATTTTCTGAAATATAGGCACAAATATAACACTAGCAAGCAATAACCACAACATGTCGAAGAGGGAAGCTTCCTCCTCATTCACCTAATAAATAATTGAGTACATGATCAGATCAACAAGTTCTACACGTGGGAGTAAAGACCAAAAGGCAGAAGAAGTGAAGGGAAATATGATGGCCTGCCTCTTGATGAGGAAGCATTGCAATTAGTTTTTTAACTCTCTTAGGTAGTTTCTGTAATTGTCGAACTAGAGGCTTAGCACTTGAGGAAACTTCTTCAATACTAGTGCTGATGACATCTGGAGGCTGCAGTAGCTGAGCATTCCTCTCTGCTCGATTAGCATACAAGGTTACCCTGTGATAAAGTTCAGCATCTTGTGATCAGTGGAAGGCAAACTTTTACACTGGAAATAACAATCTAATTAAAGAATTAAGGCACAGGATAGAGCTGAAGATCTAAGGAAGAAAAGCTATATGTATACTTAAAGCATTCAAGTACTGCcttccttctttgtttttttttttttttttttccctttgatgACTAAAAACCTTATTAACTAATCCGAAGAGGGAACAACCTGAGTACACAACccaagaaatatacaagagaaaagcaCAAATGGAAATActagaaatgcaaaaaaaagtTGATGAAACCAACAAGACCAATATTATTAGGAAAAAAGAGTCTGCCCCAAGTGTTGACATATAACATTCCCAAAGAAACAAATATCATTCTCTTGGAACTACTTAGAACCTCAGAAATGTCATGTCATTAAATCAGATGACTCATGCACACATACTCAATAAAATTCAGTAACCACATAACATATGAATTATCCTTTAAAGCATTCACAATGAACTCTCTACTTCTAACTTTTCtctaaaaatttaacaaaactcACAAAATACACCATTTAACAAACTTTCTACTCaatgttaaatttaactttGGTCAGTAATGCTCTCTAAATGTAAAGAGTCCAAAAGTGAAAGTTAaagattttttaatattctttctctttcatactttttcttctttccctaAACTAAAGTAGATTTTTAATGTAAGGAGTCTAAAAGTTGGTTTCATCAATAAAATACAATATTTAAcaaagtagaaaaatatttagagagtttgatatttagTGGTTTTGAAAAGTGGGTAGCTAAATCAACTAAAGTAGAAttttagagttaaatttagagaaattttgaagaattcattgtgaatgctcttagtaAAGCAGTACTGCAAggctgaaaagaaaagaatttgtaACAATATGTGAAACCAAGCAGTAGCATATCTAATACATACCCTGCTCCAAATAGCAACAATCCAACAACTAGCGTGGGCAATTGCTTCCTTGCAGACTCCATGAGACCCTGGAAAACTGATGCTGGTGTCCCATCTAcagtaaaagagaaaaatgaagcaGAAAAGAAGCGAGAAGATTTCTTCGACAATGCCTTGGGAGAATTAAAGGGTGAAGTCTCCTTAGTCAAATCCTTCTGCATATCCTGCCTTCTTGTTTGAACcaaattctttgatttttctgcTTCTAATTCAGCTTCTTTAGGTGATTCTAAACTTAACTTTCCATTCTCATGATCACTCAAATCACCAGATTGATTCAAATATTCAGAACTCTGACTGCTTTTACCCAACAGGCTATCTGGTAAAGGCTTGGTACCTAAAGAGTCCCCATCAACTGGCACATCACTGTCCCTTTCAACAGGAGCATCATCAGAAACACCTTGGACCATGTTATCCTCCTCAACTACAGCCTCATCAATCAGGGCCTGTCCTTGGATAACTTCTGGATGATCAAGATGAGAACTGGATAGAGATTTCTCTGCCCTCTGTAATGCAATCTCTGCATCATTCACACGTTGAGTGGCATCAAGTTCAAAGCCAACAGCTTGCTCTGCTAAAAGCATTATGTTCGCCACATCCTCCTCGGCTTTCAAGGCATTCAGCTGTGCTTTCTCTGCAACTTCGTTCAATCTGTCCACTTCCTTCTGCAACTCCTCCTTTTTACTCTGCAGGCATCTCAACTCTGCCTCACAATTTGTCCAATTCTCCTCACATTTCTTAATCTCTTCCTGAGCAACTAAAAGCACTTTTTCCTCTTCACCAATATTATTTTCCCCATCATTCTCTCTAGAACCTGCCAAAGAATCATTCCCTCCTTTTGCAGCCTCCAAAGATTCTACTGCCACCTGAAGCCTTGCCTCAGCTAATGAAAGAGCCATTGTCGCTTTTTGAACAGCTTCCTTGGCAACAGACTCTTCATTCACAATCTCTTGAATGGCATCAAGGGAAGAATTAACATCATTCCAAGCATTTGCCACTTCGTCCTGTAAGGCTATTGCAGCTTCTGATATTCTCTGGGCCTTTTCCTCGAACATGGTACTATTAAGCCGTGCAACTTCCAATTCTCTTATTGCCTTTTGTAAAAATTCCCTCAGTTCATCAACACTAGGTACTTCCACTTCTTCCTCCTGCCCCTCCTCTTTGGAATCATTTAACTCACCACTATCAACTCCTGAGCCCTCATCACTACTTTTCACGAATTCTACATTTCTACCATTCCCATTTACATATgctaatgaatcattactctgaCACCACGACCGAACTGCTCTTGAACATTTAAAAACATTGTCAAAATTACAATACAAAGATGGTCTTAAATTTGAACTCCACAATTGACTATCAAATTCTCCTGTGTCAACCATAATCGTACTCTTGTAACCTCTAGAAGAAATCATTCTTTTCGTCTTCTTACTCAAATGCGGTTTCAATACAAATCTTGAATTACCCAGCAAGTTACAGCAAAAACGGCTACTGTTAAACTGCAAATGCGACTCAAAACGATCCAAACTCTTGTAACTTGTGCCCTCACAGCCATGAAACACGTTTGGCTGCCGAAAACTACAAGAAATATCCATATCTCTCAACCTTTGTGGAACAATATTCTAATGTGCACAAATCTTTGTATACACTCTACAATCCATTTCACGTTCTCACTTTGGCTTTAAGTCAAACACctggtgaagaaaaaaaaaattcaacaaaacgaAACAAGTATTCAGTATTTCTGAATCCAGTCCTCACTACTTAGATATAAACTCAATATTACTGAATCAAGTCCTCACTACTTAGATATAAAACTGATAAACCACGTTGACATGCATAGGGATCTTGCATCCACAGACACACAtgtatattttcataaataaataaaaaaatgtgattgAATCCAAATTGTAACAATTCAAAGCTGTTAACTACAAGCACCAGTAATACACACAAAATGAACATAATTAGCAGATGTATACATACATTTCTGCGTATGGATACATGTAGCATGTAAGTATAAGCATATGAATATAAACGGGAAGGACCAACCGATCATCAATAGGGACTTTGGGGATCGAGCTGAGAAAATCAGTGGCGGAGTGTTTGAGAAAGTTAGGGTGTAAAATGACGGAACTCGATAACAAATCGACTTGACCTATTTATGCTTGgactttgtttgtttgtagtaAATGATTACAATTTGTCTCTCTAGGCTctgctttctctctctactttCTCGCTATTTGTTTGGAAGGGGAGAAAGTGCAAGAAAATGAGAGTTGGCCGAGAAAATGTGCTTATTGGTGGGATTGTTTTTAACACTGATTTTACTGGAATGGCCTTCAGGCCTTGGATGCGTGATATGCTTGGGATATTCTCAGAAATGAGATACACCCACTTGCACTTCATGCGCGTGGCAAACCATCCAATCGTGTAGTAGGTGCATCCGTGCATGACTGCGCCGTGCGCTTGTCGCGACTTGCGAGGGGAACAACCTGGCGCACGTCATTTTGTCCGGACCGgatcaaaattttcattctCTTCGAGAGCGCGTGAGCTGAACATCTTGtttacttttcaaaagaaaaatgctatttttccaTTTCCCCtctgtatttatatttttttaaaaaaaatctatcatTAAATAGCAGGtctattttcaatatttttctttcctattttgCGCTATTATTTAAAAATCCTTAAAATGGGCGATTATCATAATGGATGGGACAATAATTATCTActcaaattgttaaaaatttggACAGAATTTAACtatctaaataaattttggacgGCCAGCTACTTGAGAAATTGAGTATCACAATGGCTCTCTTACAAGGACTACCTAAATTTCTAGCAATTTAGGCATGTAATTAATGTGGATCTCGATcttaaaaactacatttttatctcaccaCTATTTTATTATGTTAATGTGAGTGTCAATCtgtcattgaattttttttttttaacaatgactgatACAAAAGCTAATTGACACTACCACATTaatgtggtaaaataaaaatgtagttattTTAATTCATTCATGGGCCATGAGAATGATTATTTCAAGTGTTAGAGTATATGCATACTTTAACACTAaagctattttattttatatttttcaattcttgataaaagttattcatttttcttaataGAATGGACATTCTACGTATCAAAGTACCCTTAGAGTTTTACTAACGGCTTCACCGTCAGAAAAACAAGTTCCACTGCATGAAGCAAGATCTAATATATCTTTCAACCATAATCTCTATAACGCACGACTTTATACACGCTCAACAACCCATTTCTCATAGTtgatcacaatttttttttttaaaattaaaaaacaggtAGATGCGGGCGGCCAAATATGGCTTATTTACCTGGTCGAGATCATAGTAGCATATACCTACTAGCTAAACTTCAACAGAAGGAATCTAGACTATTTGCAAAGTAAGAAATCGCAAGCGCTCCCTCAAACTGCGATGAGTCATAACTTAATCTAGCCCTACCAAAAATCATAAATGGGACATAGTCAATCACTTTGACCTTTTGTCAAAAACCTGGTCAAACAAAATCAACTTCACGGGACAAAAGGATCCATCTACTTCAATCTCTTACGGGACAAAAATCCCTTTGAAGTGATCAATTAAAAGTTCAATCTCTTTGATGGACCGATttatctgtttttctttttatttcatgGTTTTCAATCGACAGAAACCCTTGAGTTCTTATCACAAAAAATGCATTCCGCTGTCTGggaataaaattgtttttctgTAACCCTAGCTAGAACCACCATTTGCAAGTCATACAAATCTTTTTTTGACGTGTATTCAGATACAGTGAGATATAAGAAGGGACATTGTTTGAAGTGAGAAGATTACAAATATCATGTCATGCATAGCATCAGCTCCTCCtcatattttcctattttttctgTACAAAATGATGATCATATTCATATGATGTAAAGCATGATGTTACCCGCTGCCCCAACAGGGAAATTAAGCTGGTGAAGCGCAAGCAAATTATCAGAATGGAGTATCCAGACCATGTTTGTAAGAAATGACGCACTAATGAACGGGTTGAAGTGATCGATATCAAAGCCCAATTGAACTGGACAATCCTCAGCAGTTCCCCAAATTATACATTCCGAACGCTGCTGACATCACCAAAGGCAAAGTAATTCGTTAAGAATCAAAAGTGAAAGCAAAAACTGGCAGGGAAGTGAGAATGGGGAAGGCGGAATTCGATCAATGCTGCTCGGCCTACCTCTTTGTGAAGGGCAATTTCCACATTCAATATAGAGAACTTCACTTGCTTATCTGTTATAGTTACAGAAACTGAGGCGACGAGCATGTGTTAGTAAAATGCAACATGCAAATAATAATATCTAAAAGCGGGAGAAAATGAACTTTTGCAAGAAACAAGAAGCCTCTGAGATATATATCTAACATGATTTAAGAACTGGATCGTTCACTCAAGGTACAGTAAGCTACAAGCCAATGAAATATTAGTTATGAGCATCAAGGTGAATTATATCCACTTCAAGGGATGTTCCATAGAATTGTGACTATGTGAGTACACTTGTGAGGTTTGTGTTTCATATTggtaaagtataaagaaaaagagtagTTAATATGCCTAACCCAAGTCCATTAGCTTAGGCTTTGAGCTAGAAATTGAGTCATAATATGTATATTGACTCTCCTTGTGCTTCTCTCCCTAACAGTTGATATCAAAATCATGGTTAGTTTCCGCTAATATGAGTGTTTTGGTTTTCCATGTTTGGTTTGACTCCGGTAAAAAGAGTTTAGCTCCGCTCCTGGAGTACTCACAGTGAGTGAGAGATTTGATGTGACTTGTGAGTGCATTTGTGAGGTTTGTGTACCACGTTGACCCATTTGAAGAAGTACTAAAAAGTGAGAGAATTGAAGTTCAGATATATCATTGACTATTTGATCAAATCATCATTTTGGATAATATGCCTATCTGTAAGCATGCTCAAAGACACTGTTCTGCATTCCTCTGTTTTTGGCTAATGATGCAAATCAAAGTTGACATTCCAACTGTACTTTTAATAACATGTAGCCACCGTATTACGAGGAAGTGAATGAGAACCTCGAAGAAACAGAGCATAAAAATGAAGAATAAAACAACAGCTGCTTCTGAAATCTGAATTCCTGCCATCTATAACTTTCTATAAAGAATCCCCCAGTACTGAACAACTAAACTGCTTACCCAATTCTTTTACCCACAAAAAACAGAGAGCAATTAAACTAGATCAACCAACtgaaatttgaatgaaaaatgccaaaaagatGAGTACCTCTGTCCCCTAAGGCAAACAGAAGCCTGAGAATGCCTCTAAAATCCCATGAAGGTAGCGCAGCAACCACATTGTATTCTGTTTCTAACTCAAACTGGTGTATTAGTTCAGGTTCAGGTTCAGGTTCAGTCATATCAATTCCAAGGGGAAAACTGGTGTGAGTTACTGATCCAAATCACAATTAGAAAATTTTAAGCCGAGGAGAACCCACAACAATTATTGAAATGATCAATCGTTTATGATGGCACAATAGATATTCACATGTCCAAGAAGTGGCTACCATCATAAGCATAAACAAACCCCACAAAATCTACTCATTTTTAATGTGTATCAACCCTGGTATTGATCAAGAAAAACATGCATTTCAGTGGAAATTTAGCTGTCAAGAAATCTACCCAAGCTGGCGGAAAAGATCCAAGAAATGTTTTCTAAGTGTATAGTTTTTACAAGAGACCTGATTTTATTAGTGACTAAATGCCAAGAAAGAAACTTTAGAAACAAAGAACCACAAGAAATTGAGTGAGAGGTACGTACTGCGATTCGTAAACGTAATTTGGATCCTGTCGTCCCCATCTCGGGCATAAAAGCTGATGTATTCCTCCCCCTCCGGATCCATTTCAGGATCTCGTGCAAGCAGGCACAGGATCTCGTATAAGCGCTTGAGATCGACACCTCCAGTCCCTTCGAGGTCGCAGAAAAAGTTCTCCAAGTCTAATGAGCGGAATTTCAGAACCCCCATGAAAATGATGTCAGTGGTCAGGGCCATCATCGTTATCCCTTCCGATGAGTACTTGATGTTGGCTTCATCAGCAATCTCAGCGAGCGGCGCCACGGCCTTCTGAAGCAAAATTATGTCTACCGTGAACTCGAGCATCGCAGATAGAGAGAAAAGGATTGGCGGGAAAGCTATGGAGCTCACGGGATTTCAGTTTCAATATACTAAAAGTCGGTTAACCCGGTGGTTTATGAATTGGGTTTCTGTTACGGTTTTTGGTTTattacttta carries:
- the LOC133862566 gene encoding K(+) efflux antiporter 2, chloroplastic-like; protein product: MDISCSFRQPNVFHGCEGTSYKSLDRFESHLQFNSSRFCCNLLGNSRFVLKPHLSKKTKRMISSRGYKSTIMVDTGEFDSQLWSSNLRPSLYCNFDNVFKCSRAVRSWCQSNDSLAYVNGNGRNVEFVKSSDEGSGVDSGELNDSKEEGQEEEVEVPSVDELREFLQKAIRELEVARLNSTMFEEKAQRISEAAIALQDEVANAWNDVNSSLDAIQEIVNEESVAKEAVQKATMALSLAEARLQVAVESLEAAKGGNDSLAGSRENDGENNIGEEEKVLLVAQEEIKKCEENWTNCEAELRCLQSKKEELQKEVDRLNEVAEKAQLNALKAEEDVANIMLLAEQAVGFELDATQRVNDAEIALQRAEKSLSSSHLDHPEVIQGQALIDEAVVEEDNMVQGVSDDAPVERDSDVPVDGDSLGTKPLPDSLLGKSSQSSEYLNQSGDLSDHENGKLSLESPKEAELEAEKSKNLVQTRRQDMQKDLTKETSPFNSPKALSKKSSRFFSASFFSFTVDGTPASVFQGLMESARKQLPTLVVGLLLFGAGVTLYANRAERNAQLLQPPDVISTSIEEVSSSAKPLVRQLQKLPKRVKKLIAMLPHQEVNEEEASLFDMLWLLLASVIFVPIFQKIPGGSPVLGYLAAGILIGPYGLSIIRHVHGTKAIAEFGVVFLLFNIGLELSVERLSSMKKYVFGLGSAQVLVTAVVVGLVAHFVCGLPGPAAIVVGNGLALSSTAVVLQVLQERGESTSRHGRATFSVLLFQDLAVVVLLILIPLISPNSSKGGVGFQAIAEALGLAAVKAAVAITAIIAGGRLLLRPIYKQIAENQNAEIFSANTLLVILGTSLLTARAGLSMALGAFLAGLLLAETEFSLQVESDIAPYRGLLLGLFFMTVGMSIDPKLLVSNFPVISGSLALLIGGKTLLVALVGRLFGISIISAIRVGLLLAPGGEFAFVAFGEAVNQGIMSSQLSSLLFLVVGISMAITPWLAAGGQLIASRFEQHDVRSLLPAESETDDLQDHIIICGFGRVGQIIAQLLSERLIPFVALDVRSDRVAVGRALDLPVYFGDAGSREVLHKVGAERACAAAIALDTPGANYRTVWALSKYFPNVKTFVRAHDVDHGLNLEKAGATAVVPETLEPSLQLAAAVLAQAKLPMSEIAATINEFRSRHLSELTELCQTSGSSLGYGFSRVAKPKIQSLDLSDENQVSEGTLAI
- the LOC133862543 gene encoding uncharacterized protein LOC133862543 — translated: MLEFTVDIILLQKAVAPLAEIADEANIKYSSEGITMMALTTDIIFMGVLKFRSLDLENFFCDLEGTGGVDLKRLYEILCLLARDPEMDPEGEEYISFYARDGDDRIQITFTNRITHTSFPLGIDMTEPEPEPELIHQFELETEYNVVAALPSWDFRGILRLLFALGDRVSVTITDKQVKFSILNVEIALHKERSECIIWGTAEDCPVQLGFDIDHFNPFISASFLTNMVWILHSDNLLALHQLNFPVGAAGNIMLYII